In the genome of Limnobaculum zhutongyuii, one region contains:
- a CDS encoding autotransporter outer membrane beta-barrel domain-containing protein, whose product MDGSGDLNYRNFAAFVEGDNGYRASANIASQIILNANGAVGVHARGNALINVQPSATIQFNGENQIDYYAYGPQAEIDLATATLGDNGQAGTILFAIDHGASFTGTSTGSLANPYDLTVSGVGSVAVHTNGRDGSTASRLLTGDAQIHVKGEQAVGVKVTGGAQGVISDGAILLENNNTTAVVVDGRDYKINGKISTTTLPTTVASRAQISTQSSQSGIKGYDVSYNGQLTLTGGSGIQLGGSDNIGVYLHNGGIATNNSAIAVKGDNNLGVYIQNQGQLTNNGTISVSRSAGSTGPSSSVGVKVEGSGAVVNKLGAVTANGGLAAVQLIDGATLTINGNDNRVDATDGAHGILMDTGAVSLTAQNTTINVSGSGAGIQNNANSSNIKLNNVTINAADGPAIRTAVTFTADDSNANTGNVLNVMGDDSNFSGAGFAFENEDGSNTTGDLHIGSGYTINVDNATHTATGDAIRARTDGSVDTQANIYIDAAGGAAIYAPIALGSISNGGVINSFSEGSNIVQAALARAFTNTGSITSGSTTSPMDVIDISGAGAGSRTILNDTNASIIANSQQATLINAGGSANNTITNKGTLQAASDTALAIQSGSGNDVITLDGGATLGIINADSGQDRFVWNSGTFGGEVNFSGADGGDTAQLGNVDLFATRHLLSEGGTDSQLTLTDTHLWNGTGPSTKIGSLIIDDLAKATNIGTGWNSLTVTGGQADVRVVDNLALSGTTPTINVANGATLRAADNISDATKATLNNYDIATSGSTSKVVLDGISATQVYSGVISGDGQLERGATGTTTLLGENTYTGNTLIDATGALQIGDGGTSGSLSEATSIIDNGLFTIDLSKELTLSGAIIGTGAFHQIGSGLTRLNGNNSYQAETRVDNGTLLINGDQSAATGLTTVLSGASLGGKGTIGGDVVMNANSILTPGDNSASTLNIKGNLDLTSTTQSNFQLGLAYSQGGDLNDLVNVKDLVLKGQVNVDVSQGGYFGPGVYRLFNYSGNITNDDSDPNNANNTLTIGSIPSTADRNNVFVQTSIDTEVNLVNGNNLTLQFWDGGEFSHHGIDGVVGNKKVDGGVGNWLAPGNSLGDNNWTLPDGNGNAPWQQASFAIFQGEAAAVTVNDSLGDVVLAGAQFASSGYVIGGDVIKIVETTTSMAPELYTGQTVGSGDFLIRVGAGGAGADYTATINADLQQLNSGDSLTLLKTDNGRLILKGNNSYTGGTRINGGILQVSAEQNLGLLGTSLTINNGSTLQNGADFTTQREIFLGTSGGNFDLNGYTLNTQGVIGGNGSLTVLSSETQRDSTLNLDLLNDYQGDTTVKGTNGLSQVVVNANVTGALGKSSSLVTLETGSTVNMNGTSSAEQHHFSVDSSTLNFNGTSSANTALIDGKASGVINFFGQSNGAQSNINLLSTSTLNLADNANAGSALITNSGTVAFFGQSLAENATIVNQAGGLVDTTNASTTVGSLSGAGDIHLGANTLTEGTLNRSETISGVISGAGGGFTKTGSGTLTFTGSNSYTGNTLIEQGILLVNGQQGAATGDVSVMAQTTLGGSGVLGGHVNVADDGHIAAGSTIGEVGVLTMGGLTLADNAQLDYQLGQAYHPGGAYNDLMNVNGDLNLNGKLNITQPAGGRFDVGVYRLINYTGSLTNNVLDIASGPVAADDLYVQTSVANQVNLVNRAGTTLRFWDGTGGTGGNLKNNNAIDGGDGLWQASAGNDNWTTDETTPEGAFNAPYSDDAFAVFEGNKGTVTVDNSLGAVRISGAQFASDGYVVVGDSITTNTADTVIRVGDGTAPGASYTATIDSVITGSGGLDKADIGRLILNGNNDYLGGTTISGGTLQVSGDNNLGLISNGITINGGTLRYGAAFDTAREVSLGSYGGAIDTAGQVVSLLTAVTGEGKLTKTGEGQLTLTQDSTYTGGTVIDQGALKLGTGGTIGSISGDVLNNGILQVDRSDRYTLDGVMSGTGQLWQQGSGTTVLAGQNSYTGRTLVEQGTLLAQGANTLSAGSIHVVSRDALLDTGGSNQTVAGILNQGIISLRGAQVGSTLTAKGDYVGLNGVIKLAAQQQPGSNGTADRLVIDGGNVSGKTILDIDVSQLGGQSVGDGIEVVTALNGATTTAQSSRDAFALTADHLEAGAYQYQLFAGNAQGRGENWYLRTAYRPEVPLMTSVAPLIRQSDLAVLGTLHQRVGDELAVNEGSELAHENRVWGRMIGKSSDLTLNDQVGSKLNAHMTGLQVGVDVYSNRNWKAGFYTSVMDVNSNVVGDFSGSRGTAGSIDSNSLYLGGYATYTADNDFYLDSVLQYGNHSIDVNLKTGSTNYHPDGNTLMASLEMGKPFRIAESAWRIEPQAQIIYQYSNFDSIALSGNSNTTASMDSDDSVIGRLGVRIVGDYPTDKGKLQPYVRVNLWQGLSGGKDSSRFSNNVASTSLSSDQNYQSTEVAVGGTWNISDKVQTYGEVGKTYSNNSNDSQVESSIAGSVGFKVRF is encoded by the coding sequence GTGGATGGCTCTGGCGATCTGAATTACCGTAATTTTGCCGCCTTCGTTGAAGGGGACAATGGTTATCGAGCCAGTGCAAATATCGCCTCACAAATAATTCTGAATGCTAATGGTGCGGTAGGGGTTCACGCCCGGGGTAATGCACTGATTAATGTTCAACCCTCAGCCACTATTCAGTTTAACGGTGAAAATCAGATCGACTATTACGCCTATGGTCCACAGGCAGAGATCGATCTGGCTACCGCTACCTTGGGTGATAATGGGCAAGCGGGAACTATTCTGTTTGCTATCGACCATGGGGCCAGTTTTACCGGTACCTCTACCGGTAGTCTGGCAAACCCTTATGACCTGACTGTCAGCGGAGTAGGGTCTGTTGCGGTACACACGAATGGACGGGATGGTTCAACGGCCTCAAGACTGCTAACCGGTGATGCTCAAATTCACGTTAAAGGGGAACAGGCGGTAGGGGTAAAAGTTACCGGTGGTGCGCAGGGTGTTATCAGTGATGGTGCCATCCTGTTAGAGAATAACAATACTACCGCAGTAGTCGTTGATGGGCGGGATTATAAAATCAATGGCAAAATTAGCACTACGACTCTGCCAACCACCGTTGCTTCCCGTGCACAAATCAGTACTCAAAGCTCCCAAAGCGGTATTAAAGGATATGACGTTTCTTATAATGGCCAGTTAACGCTGACTGGTGGCTCAGGTATTCAACTGGGAGGCAGCGATAATATTGGTGTTTATCTGCACAATGGCGGCATTGCTACCAATAACTCTGCGATAGCCGTTAAAGGTGATAACAACCTTGGCGTGTATATCCAAAATCAGGGGCAGTTAACTAACAACGGTACCATTTCCGTTAGCCGCAGCGCGGGTAGTACAGGCCCAAGCAGCAGCGTTGGGGTTAAGGTTGAAGGTAGCGGCGCGGTGGTTAATAAACTGGGTGCGGTTACCGCCAATGGTGGACTGGCTGCCGTACAGTTGATTGATGGTGCCACGTTAACCATCAATGGTAATGATAACCGGGTTGATGCAACGGATGGTGCTCACGGTATTCTGATGGATACCGGTGCGGTCTCTCTGACAGCGCAAAATACCACTATCAACGTTAGTGGTAGCGGAGCAGGTATCCAGAACAATGCCAACAGCTCCAATATCAAACTGAATAACGTTACGATTAATGCGGCAGATGGCCCGGCAATACGTACTGCGGTGACATTTACTGCCGATGACAGTAATGCCAATACCGGTAACGTGCTGAACGTTATGGGAGACGACAGTAACTTCAGCGGCGCGGGCTTCGCTTTTGAAAATGAAGATGGCAGCAATACCACCGGTGATTTGCATATCGGTAGCGGTTATACCATCAACGTAGATAATGCCACGCACACCGCAACCGGGGACGCTATTCGTGCAAGAACCGATGGCAGTGTCGATACTCAGGCCAATATCTATATTGATGCCGCGGGTGGTGCAGCTATCTATGCGCCGATAGCCCTTGGCAGTATCAGTAATGGTGGCGTGATTAACAGCTTCAGTGAAGGGTCGAATATTGTTCAGGCGGCGTTGGCCCGCGCATTTACCAATACCGGTTCTATTACATCAGGTAGTACCACCAGCCCGATGGATGTTATTGATATCAGCGGTGCTGGTGCCGGCAGCCGAACCATTCTTAATGATACCAACGCTTCCATTATTGCTAACAGCCAGCAGGCTACGCTGATAAATGCCGGTGGTAGTGCGAATAATACCATTACTAATAAAGGAACATTGCAGGCTGCCAGTGATACGGCATTAGCTATTCAGTCAGGCAGCGGTAATGATGTTATTACTCTCGACGGTGGTGCAACGCTCGGCATAATCAATGCTGATTCCGGTCAGGATCGTTTCGTCTGGAATAGCGGTACTTTTGGCGGGGAAGTTAATTTCTCCGGTGCTGACGGTGGTGATACCGCACAGTTGGGTAATGTTGACCTGTTCGCTACTCGCCACCTTCTTAGTGAAGGGGGAACGGACAGCCAACTGACATTAACCGATACCCATTTATGGAATGGCACCGGTCCAAGTACCAAAATTGGTTCTCTGATAATTGACGATCTGGCTAAAGCGACAAACATTGGTACCGGCTGGAATAGTCTTACAGTCACTGGAGGCCAGGCCGATGTCCGTGTTGTTGATAATTTAGCGTTATCCGGCACAACACCAACCATTAACGTGGCGAATGGTGCGACTCTGCGTGCTGCTGACAATATCAGTGATGCCACCAAAGCCACATTAAATAACTATGATATTGCTACCAGTGGCAGCACCAGTAAAGTGGTGCTGGACGGTATATCGGCTACTCAGGTTTACAGCGGAGTGATTAGTGGTGACGGCCAGCTTGAACGAGGCGCTACCGGAACCACCACCTTACTGGGAGAAAATACCTATACCGGTAATACGCTCATTGATGCAACGGGCGCATTACAAATTGGTGATGGTGGTACCAGCGGTAGCCTGTCTGAAGCGACATCTATTATCGATAATGGCCTGTTTACCATTGATTTATCAAAAGAGTTAACGCTAAGCGGAGCCATCATTGGTACCGGCGCATTCCATCAAATCGGCAGTGGCTTAACCCGCTTAAACGGTAATAACAGTTATCAGGCAGAAACGCGCGTTGATAATGGTACTTTGCTGATCAATGGCGATCAGAGTGCAGCTACCGGGCTGACAACGGTACTTTCAGGCGCATCTCTGGGCGGGAAAGGCACCATTGGTGGTGATGTGGTTATGAATGCTAACAGCATCCTGACACCGGGGGACAATAGCGCCAGTACGTTAAATATTAAAGGTAATTTAGACCTGACCAGTACCACCCAAAGTAATTTTCAGTTGGGTTTAGCATACTCTCAGGGTGGTGATCTGAACGATCTGGTTAATGTGAAAGATCTGGTATTAAAAGGTCAGGTGAATGTCGATGTATCTCAGGGCGGGTATTTTGGCCCGGGGGTTTATCGTCTGTTTAACTACTCCGGTAATATCACTAACGACGATTCCGATCCTAATAATGCTAATAACACTCTGACTATTGGTTCAATTCCTTCAACGGCAGACCGAAATAATGTGTTTGTCCAAACCTCAATTGATACTGAAGTTAACCTGGTAAACGGTAATAACCTGACCCTGCAATTCTGGGATGGTGGTGAATTCTCGCACCATGGTATCGATGGCGTAGTAGGTAACAAAAAAGTCGATGGCGGTGTGGGCAACTGGCTAGCACCGGGTAACTCGTTGGGAGACAACAACTGGACGTTGCCGGATGGCAATGGTAATGCGCCATGGCAACAGGCTTCATTTGCAATCTTTCAGGGAGAAGCCGCGGCAGTTACGGTAAATGACAGCCTTGGTGACGTCGTATTGGCCGGAGCCCAGTTTGCTTCATCTGGTTATGTGATCGGTGGCGATGTTATCAAAATTGTCGAGACCACGACATCTATGGCTCCTGAGCTGTATACCGGACAAACCGTTGGTAGCGGTGACTTCCTGATCCGTGTCGGTGCCGGCGGTGCCGGTGCGGATTATACCGCCACCATTAATGCCGATCTCCAGCAGCTTAACAGCGGCGATTCGTTGACATTGCTGAAAACTGACAACGGTCGTCTGATTCTGAAAGGCAACAACAGTTACACCGGTGGAACCCGTATCAACGGCGGGATATTGCAGGTATCTGCAGAACAAAACCTGGGGCTGTTGGGGACATCACTGACGATTAATAACGGTTCCACCTTACAAAACGGTGCGGACTTTACCACTCAGCGTGAGATCTTCCTGGGAACCTCCGGGGGGAATTTTGACCTGAATGGTTACACGTTAAATACTCAGGGAGTTATTGGCGGCAACGGTTCGCTGACGGTACTGAGTAGTGAAACCCAAAGAGACAGCACCCTTAATCTTGATTTGTTAAATGATTATCAGGGTGATACCACAGTAAAAGGCACCAACGGTCTGAGCCAGGTGGTGGTGAATGCTAACGTTACCGGAGCATTAGGTAAAAGCAGTAGCCTCGTTACTCTGGAAACCGGTTCTACTGTTAATATGAATGGAACCAGCAGTGCAGAGCAGCATCACTTCTCCGTAGACAGCAGTACGCTGAACTTTAATGGCACTTCATCAGCAAATACGGCACTAATTGATGGTAAAGCCAGTGGCGTGATTAATTTCTTTGGTCAGTCAAATGGTGCGCAATCCAATATCAACTTGCTGAGTACTTCAACGTTGAATCTGGCGGATAACGCTAATGCTGGTTCTGCTTTGATTACCAACAGCGGAACCGTTGCCTTCTTCGGTCAGTCCTTAGCGGAAAACGCCACTATTGTGAATCAGGCTGGTGGGCTGGTTGATACCACGAATGCTTCGACGACGGTTGGTTCTCTGTCTGGTGCAGGTGATATTCATTTAGGGGCAAATACCTTAACGGAAGGAACGCTTAATCGTAGTGAAACCATTAGCGGTGTCATCAGCGGTGCTGGTGGTGGCTTTACTAAGACCGGTAGCGGTACCCTGACATTCACCGGTAGCAATAGTTATACCGGTAATACGTTGATTGAGCAGGGCATCTTATTAGTCAATGGTCAGCAAGGTGCTGCAACGGGTGACGTTAGCGTCATGGCTCAAACTACACTGGGCGGTTCTGGTGTATTGGGTGGCCACGTTAACGTTGCTGACGATGGACATATTGCCGCAGGCTCTACCATTGGTGAGGTGGGTGTATTAACCATGGGTGGATTAACGCTGGCAGATAATGCTCAACTGGATTATCAACTGGGTCAGGCTTACCACCCGGGCGGTGCTTATAACGACCTGATGAATGTTAATGGTGACCTGAATCTTAACGGGAAATTGAATATTACTCAGCCTGCGGGTGGTCGGTTTGATGTGGGGGTTTACCGCCTGATCAACTATACCGGTTCTCTGACCAATAACGTATTGGATATCGCCAGCGGTCCGGTGGCAGCTGACGACTTGTATGTTCAAACTTCGGTAGCTAATCAGGTGAATCTGGTTAACCGTGCTGGTACTACGTTACGCTTCTGGGATGGTACCGGTGGCACCGGCGGCAACCTGAAAAACAATAATGCCATTGATGGTGGTGATGGTCTCTGGCAGGCCAGTGCTGGTAACGACAACTGGACCACCGATGAAACCACACCTGAAGGTGCATTTAACGCCCCATACAGCGATGATGCTTTTGCGGTATTTGAAGGTAATAAAGGTACCGTTACCGTTGATAATAGCTTAGGTGCCGTTCGCATCAGCGGGGCGCAGTTTGCTTCCGATGGCTATGTGGTTGTCGGTGATAGCATCACGACGAATACTGCGGACACTGTCATTCGGGTTGGTGATGGTACTGCACCGGGAGCTTCTTACACCGCGACTATTGATAGTGTGATTACCGGCAGCGGCGGTCTGGATAAAGCAGATATCGGCAGATTAATTCTGAACGGTAATAACGATTATCTGGGTGGAACCACCATCAGCGGCGGTACGCTGCAAGTCTCCGGTGATAATAATCTGGGGCTGATATCAAACGGCATCACCATTAACGGCGGTACTCTACGTTATGGTGCAGCATTTGATACCGCTCGTGAGGTTAGCCTTGGTAGCTATGGTGGTGCCATTGATACTGCCGGACAGGTGGTTTCGCTACTGACGGCAGTGACCGGTGAAGGCAAATTAACGAAAACGGGTGAAGGTCAGCTAACGTTAACTCAGGACAGTACCTATACCGGTGGAACGGTGATAGACCAGGGCGCACTGAAACTGGGTACCGGTGGCACTATCGGTAGTATTTCTGGCGATGTGCTGAATAACGGAATATTACAGGTTGATCGCTCAGACCGTTACACCCTTGATGGTGTGATGAGTGGAACAGGTCAACTGTGGCAGCAAGGTAGTGGTACCACTGTTCTTGCCGGACAAAATAGCTATACCGGTAGAACGCTGGTGGAACAGGGAACATTGTTGGCTCAGGGGGCAAATACCCTTAGTGCAGGTTCTATCCATGTGGTAAGCCGTGATGCCTTACTGGATACCGGTGGTAGTAACCAGACCGTTGCCGGTATTTTGAACCAGGGGATCATTTCGTTACGCGGCGCTCAGGTTGGTTCAACTCTGACGGCTAAAGGTGACTATGTTGGTCTGAATGGGGTTATTAAACTTGCAGCACAACAGCAACCGGGTAGTAACGGCACCGCTGACCGGCTGGTGATTGACGGCGGTAATGTATCAGGCAAAACGATTCTGGATATTGATGTTAGCCAGTTAGGTGGCCAGAGTGTTGGTGATGGTATTGAGGTGGTTACGGCTCTGAATGGCGCAACCACTACCGCACAAAGCTCCCGTGATGCCTTCGCGTTAACGGCTGACCATTTGGAAGCCGGTGCTTATCAGTATCAGCTGTTTGCCGGTAATGCTCAGGGCCGCGGTGAGAACTGGTATTTACGTACTGCTTATCGCCCGGAAGTGCCGTTGATGACTTCTGTTGCACCGCTGATTCGTCAGTCGGATCTGGCGGTTCTGGGTACTCTTCATCAACGTGTAGGGGACGAACTGGCAGTTAATGAAGGCAGCGAGCTGGCCCATGAAAATCGGGTTTGGGGTCGAATGATTGGTAAATCTTCCGATTTAACCCTTAACGATCAGGTTGGTTCTAAGCTGAATGCCCATATGACTGGATTGCAGGTTGGTGTTGATGTTTACAGCAATCGCAACTGGAAAGCCGGTTTTTATACTTCGGTGATGGATGTTAATAGTAACGTTGTTGGTGATTTCTCCGGCAGCCGGGGAACGGCGGGGTCAATTGATTCCAATTCGCTCTATTTAGGTGGTTATGCCACTTACACCGCTGATAATGATTTTTATCTCGACAGTGTGTTGCAGTACGGTAACCACAGCATTGATGTGAATCTGAAAACCGGGAGTACCAACTATCATCCTGATGGTAATACCTTGATGGCTTCCCTTGAGATGGGTAAACCTTTCCGAATTGCTGAAAGTGCATGGCGGATTGAACCTCAGGCTCAGATAATCTATCAATACAGCAATTTTGATAGCATTGCTCTGAGTGGTAACTCCAATACCACCGCGTCAATGGATTCGGATGATTCGGTGATTGGACGTCTGGGTGTTCGTATTGTGGGTGACTACCCAACCGATAAAGGAAAACTGCAACCGTATGTACGTGTCAACCTGTGGCAGGGATTATCTGGTGGTAAAGATAGTTCTCGTTTCAGTAATAACGTTGCCAGCACTTCATTAAGTTCTGACCAAAATTATCAGAGTACTGAAGTAGCAGTGGGCGGAACCTGGAACATCAGCGATAAGGTTCAGACCTATGGTGAAGTGGGTAAAACCTACAGTAATAACAGCAATGATTCTCAGGTAGAGTCGTCGATTGCTGGATCGGTAGGGTTTAAGGTTAGGTTCTGA
- a CDS encoding helix-turn-helix transcriptional regulator: MPSNKQPSSSAEHENQLLLREAKKIATALGKMFAPSCEVVLHDLTHPEHAIIAMENSLSGRKIGDPATEMGLARIQDDQFPDVVQNYENHFPDGRPAKSTSIGLRNSQGEYVAALCLNLDISLFNTMQQVLSQLTAVNNHEAPLNESLKSWKLDDIRTEINHYAATLNTQPRALSSQQRQKLIRHLSDQGMLQLRGAATAAADTLGISRVSIYNALKGQ, from the coding sequence ATGCCATCAAATAAACAACCATCTTCATCCGCAGAGCACGAAAATCAACTATTACTGCGCGAAGCGAAAAAAATAGCGACAGCGCTGGGCAAAATGTTTGCCCCCAGCTGCGAGGTGGTATTACACGATCTGACTCACCCTGAGCATGCCATTATCGCTATGGAAAACTCGCTGTCAGGACGAAAAATTGGCGATCCGGCAACGGAGATGGGGTTAGCAAGAATTCAGGACGATCAATTCCCTGATGTGGTGCAAAACTATGAAAACCATTTTCCCGACGGCAGACCGGCGAAAAGCACCTCAATCGGCTTGAGAAACAGTCAGGGAGAGTATGTGGCAGCCCTGTGTCTGAACCTGGATATTTCACTGTTTAATACCATGCAGCAAGTGCTCAGCCAGCTAACCGCAGTAAATAACCACGAAGCCCCGCTCAATGAATCGCTAAAATCATGGAAGCTGGACGATATCAGAACAGAGATCAACCACTACGCCGCCACGCTAAACACCCAGCCTCGCGCCCTCTCTTCTCAACAGAGACAGAAGCTCATTCGCCACCTGTCCGATCAGGGAATGTTACAGCTACGCGGAGCAGCCACCGCAGCCGCCGACACCCTCGGCATCTCCAGAGTCTCAATCTACAACGCCCTGAAAGGGCAGTGA
- a CDS encoding YbaK/EbsC family protein: MSSVIFNQLITLLECGQARYRVIEHASAGRSEEAAKARGTQIEQGAKALVCHVKGNGIKQHVLAVLPAHRKANLQVLAQKLGGTRASLASPQEVMTLTQCVFGAIPPFSFHPDLKLVVDPLLFKQLDEMVFNAGSLEKSLLLNVEDYQRIVKPEQVEFSESA, translated from the coding sequence GTGTCATCAGTTATTTTTAACCAGCTTATTACTTTATTAGAGTGTGGACAGGCTCGCTATCGGGTCATTGAACATGCCAGCGCCGGACGTTCTGAAGAGGCCGCTAAAGCCAGAGGAACGCAAATTGAACAGGGTGCGAAGGCGCTGGTTTGTCATGTGAAAGGCAACGGCATTAAGCAACATGTTCTGGCGGTACTTCCCGCTCATCGTAAGGCTAATTTGCAGGTTTTGGCTCAGAAACTGGGCGGAACACGGGCGTCACTGGCCAGCCCACAAGAGGTGATGACGCTAACTCAGTGTGTATTTGGTGCCATTCCTCCTTTTAGCTTTCACCCTGACCTTAAGCTGGTGGTTGATCCTTTGTTATTTAAGCAATTAGACGAGATGGTCTTTAATGCCGGATCGTTAGAAAAATCGCTACTGCTTAATGTAGAAGATTACCAACGTATTGTTAAACCAGAGCAAGTTGAATTTTCAGAATCAGCTTAA
- a CDS encoding DUF3142 domain-containing protein, with translation MGRETPLLLVIKRILLVFGLLLSPVVCAAQTGVDASQYQKFWLWAGVRPQPVLHQMSELYLYQGEIVRQQGKARLWSKGIPVSRLKAPKLWLSIRVTTLDIPEPMLDAMLTLREKWVAAGNQQVGIQIDFDAASYQLDKYAEFLSRVRNKLPKDCPLSVTGLLDWAKTGNVNQLNQLPVDELVVQTYQGRKTVTNYDAYLPALLGLTIPFRVGLVQHGEWDKQWQQRLSQSPYYGGEVVFLLNPG, from the coding sequence GTGGGCAGAGAAACTCCGTTATTACTGGTGATCAAACGCATTCTGCTGGTATTTGGCCTGTTATTGAGCCCGGTTGTTTGTGCGGCTCAAACAGGGGTTGATGCCAGCCAGTATCAGAAGTTTTGGCTGTGGGCTGGGGTTCGTCCTCAGCCCGTACTGCATCAGATGTCTGAGCTTTATCTCTATCAGGGGGAGATTGTTCGCCAACAGGGAAAAGCCCGACTGTGGAGTAAAGGGATCCCGGTAAGTCGATTAAAAGCGCCCAAACTCTGGTTATCAATACGGGTTACGACGCTGGATATTCCGGAACCAATGCTGGATGCCATGTTAACGTTACGGGAAAAGTGGGTTGCCGCAGGTAATCAGCAGGTTGGTATTCAAATCGATTTTGATGCCGCCAGTTACCAGCTTGATAAGTACGCAGAGTTCTTAAGCCGGGTACGCAACAAGTTACCCAAAGATTGCCCTTTAAGCGTGACCGGCCTGCTAGACTGGGCGAAAACTGGGAATGTGAATCAACTTAATCAACTACCGGTGGATGAGCTGGTGGTGCAAACCTACCAGGGGCGTAAGACTGTCACCAACTATGATGCCTATTTACCTGCACTGCTTGGTTTAACTATTCCTTTTCGTGTTGGTTTAGTTCAGCATGGCGAATGGGATAAACAGTGGCAACAGCGGCTATCGCAGTCGCCTTACTATGGTGGTGAGGTGGTTTTTTTGTTGAATCCGGGCTGA